A DNA window from Ranitomeya imitator isolate aRanImi1 chromosome 2, aRanImi1.pri, whole genome shotgun sequence contains the following coding sequences:
- the LOC138667864 gene encoding oocyte zinc finger protein XlCOF8.4-like, with amino-acid sequence MDRTGEDYTVVKKTSSERCQDPVSEGRGRPLSPITGPPPHPPIHEDINDQKILELTYKMIELLTGEVPVRCQDVAVYFSMEEWEYLEGHKDLYKDVMMEVPQPLTSPDLSSRRTTPERCPNPLLPQDCKQEDPNVPQDHQGEDLTHINTTETYVRGDERCKEEIPTYGYLG; translated from the exons atggacagaactggagag gattacacagtagtgaagaagacctctagtgagcgctgtcaggaccctgtgtctgagggacggGGAAGACCCctcagcccaatcacggggcctccacctcacccaccgatacatgaggacatcaatgaccagaagatcctagaactcacctacaagatgattgagctgctgactggagag gttcctgtaaggtgtcaggatgtcgcagtttatttctccatggaggagtgggagtatttagaaggacacaaagatctgtacaaggacgtcatgatggaggttccccagcccctcacatcaccag atctatccagtaggaggacaacaccagagaggtgtcccaatcctcttcttccacaggactgtaaacaagaagatcccaatgttcctcaggatcatcag ggtgaagatctgacccatattaatactacagagacatatgtgaggggtgatgagcggtgtaaagaggagattcccacatatggctacctag